GGTGGTCGTTGATCCGCACGAGGTTCCGTCCCCGCATGGTGTAGAGGTAGCCGTCCTCATCGTTGTTGATGTGTGAACCGCTGTACCAGGCGCCGTCGATATCAGCTACCACCGTGGCTACCTCGAAGGTCTTGGGATCGAAGCGGAACACGTGCGTATTCGAGACGCCGTAGACTGCACCGCGGTTAGTCACCAAGGCGGCGAACCCGGAGCTCACAGCGCTGATGTCCGAACGGTGCACAAGCTTGCGTTTGGGTAGGTCCATGGCAAAAAGACCACCCTTGCGCGTCACACCGTAGAGGTATTTGCCCTGTACGGCGAGGGCTGCGATGCCCGCCCCTTCCCCGGCATCAAGTCGCCACAATTCCTTTCCTGCCACAGGGTCGAATGCCACCACGGTTCCTGCGCCATCGAGACCTGGATTGCCGCCGCCCAAATAGGCCACGCCGTCACGGGATGCCACCGCCCGGAGCAACTGCACATTGTCGATGGGATTCAGGAAGAAGCCCTTCTTGCCGGTGCGCGGGTCATAAGTCCACAGCGAACCACCGCCCTCGGTGTCTGCTTGCGCCCCACGAGGACCAGCCTGTTGCTCTCATCCCAGCAGACATCCAAGGGGCGGTTCTGCTCCTTGGGGAATTCCGCCACCTGCGTGATCGGCTTCCCGTTCCGGGGGTCGTAGCTCCAAATGCCCTGGCCACTGTATTGCCCTGTGTACAAGGCGCCGTCCACCACGATCGCATCCTTGGCCTCACCGGGGGCGAGCATATTGGCAACTTCCCCTGTCCTCAGCGAGCGCCGGGCTATGACACCGTTGCCGCCCACATAGACGTAGCCTGCGCCAGCGGCAATTCCCATCACCGATTGCGGGTCAGAAGGTGCGCCGGCTTCGCCGAGGTCGGTGGTTTTGGTGGTTCCAGTTGCCGGGTCAATTTCGGCCACGAACCCGTAGCCTGAGGTCACCAGCAGCTTGCCGTCCCGAGCGTCAACGCCCCAGATCTCGCCCAGCGATGGGCCTTGGTACGGCACCGCCACCACCGCGTTGGCAGACAGGTTGTAGGCCAAAAGCCCGGCCTCGTTGGCGAAATACACTTTGTCGCCGATGGCCACGAAGTTTTTGGCGGTCTTGCCCTCAGAGATTGATTGCGCGTACGTCTTCGGGTTGCTGAGACTGACAGCGGCGATCTTGGAGTTCTCCACCGAGCCGGCGGAGCTCACCATGAGCTTGTCTCCGACAATGCCCAGATCGCGGATGCTGGGATCCTTCAGCATTTCGGCCGGAGTGACGTTGGTGAAAGTCTTGGCAGCGCGGTCGTAAGCGAACAAGCAGGCCCGGCTCGCGCCGCTTCCACCATTGAGCGTGCTGCCTGCCCCGAAGAAGATCGTGGAGTCGGTGGCGGCCACCGCACGGGCGAGGGTGGCACCGGCGTCGGGGATTCCCAGGCTGGTGATTTGCCCCGTGGCGGGGTCGTACTCCCACAGGGCCGGCGCCGTGGGGCTTCCGCCACCCACAATATAGAGGCGTCCGTTGGGCGCCACGCTGAGGTCCCGGACATCCCGGTCACCGATGTAGCCGATCGCGGCGGCCTTGGCGCCAAGGCTGTTGAGGTCCCAGCGGAAGAGGTTGGGCTGCGTACCGGTCGACTTCTGCAGGACACCGGCGTAGAGGTAACGGCCCGAGGCGTCGGCAGCCAGGGTCTGGATGGAGTGCCCGTTGGTGAGTTCTGTCTGGCCGATGACCTTTCCAGTGGGGACATGGAAGGCAATGATCCGAACCGGTTCCAGGTTGCGGGAACCGATGTAAAGAACGTCGCCCACCAGCAGCCCGCTCATCAGCGAGAACTGTACGACGGCGGGGCCCAGGTCCAGGATTTCGGTCGCCTGTGGCTTGGACCCCAGGAAGGTGGACGCCGAAGCCGGTTGGCCGGCTGCCAGCCCGATGGCCGCGGCGAGCGACGCCGCTCCTCCGACTTGTAGGACTGACCGCCTGCTGATGTTCGATTTCT
Above is a genomic segment from Arthrobacter sp. YN containing:
- a CDS encoding outer membrane protein assembly factor BamB family protein, coding for MWTYDPRTGKKGFFLNPIDNVQLLRAVASRDGVAYLGGGNPGLDGAGTVVAFDPVAGKELWRLDAGEGAGIAALAVQGKYLYGVTRKGGLFAMDLPKRKLVHRSDISAVSSGFAALVTNRGAVYGVSNTHVFRFDPKTFEVATVVADIDGAWYSGSHINNDEDGYLYTMRGRNLVRINDHPRR